In Vicia villosa cultivar HV-30 ecotype Madison, WI linkage group LG7, Vvil1.0, whole genome shotgun sequence, the DNA window TCAAGAGTGAATTAATAGAAAAGGAAGTGTTGCATAAAGAACTTGAAACATTAAAGGAATTCTAATCATTAAAGAACGTGAGATGAATAATGAGTTACATAATACTAAAAAATTATTGATTAGTGTAAGTTGTTCTTCAAATATAACATAattgttcatataattattttcctAACCAATTTGAGAAGTTATATGTTCTGTTAATGCTTAGTAAAATAAGTCATCTACGttaaatataataaactcaattgtCTTTTACTCGTCGGTTAAATGTAAAAACCGAGGGGGAATGTGTGTCAgccatttaaaaattttaaaataattttcttgAGGATCGAGCCCATAACCTTTATACATTACTCGTCGACGGAACAAAAATTAAGAGATAAAATAACACACTTTATTATAACATCTTTTATTACTTTGTATTTAAAACCGAAATAAAATCTCTTTTTCAACCAagataaaatctattttttatcgTAGTGTGTCTGGACAATCCTAACTTTGTCATCAATAAAAACATTTTGTTGCATCAAAATATTAATGACTTCACGGTATGTCAAAGAATACTTCAATCTATTATGTAAAATGAGAATGGGTGATAGACATTCCATAGACATATGTTGTTAAAGTGAGAGTTTAGAAACAAAAGTACCATCCAATTTAATTGTATTTGTTCCTTAAAATTTGCTGGATTTAATTGTTGGAAGAATTATAAgttaaacttttttatttaatttgaattttatattTGAGATGAATATATATGAAGGTGGTGATGGAGATAGAgatagagaagaagaaaataagaatatgaagaAATGTCAAAAATATTAAGTTTTGATGGTTCATTGTTAGATTTTCTAAACTTCTAATATTCAATCATGTGATATTTgttaaaaatatcaaattattaaaattaaagaaaataataaaatctataataaatacttaataatatttttttgtctaaaatatttaaagttaaaagttaatagaataaattaattttattaaaaaaaaatacatttaagaaacaaaataataatgtttATTAAATAAAGAATAACGTAAAAACAAACTAATAATTAAATGTTGATTATATAATAAACATCTAAAAAACATTCAATTGAAGTGCACTGATCGTGatggtgtaaaaatattttagaccGTGAATCAATCACTGTTaacttatttaaaatatttaacttttaatttaatttcttttaaagtaATATATTTAAATAGTTGTATTTAATAAGTCCAAGTTTAATCATCACCGCTAGCCGGACACACACTCTCCAACCCATAATTAAAGAAGATTCTAAACCTTCAATGATGTTTAATTTATCTCTTTTGCTATTACAACTAGTCATTAGATATTGCCAACTTAAACTGATTTGTCAATTATATAGATTGTCCTCATGTATAAAAAAAAACACTTCATAATCACACCTCATGATAAAGGCTACATACACTTTGGAATTGCTTGTAATTAAGTTGACATTTAATAAACGTAGAAGTTAGTTGATACATAATTCaagttttttataaattaattgattAGTTAGTAATGAGCTAAGTTACACTAACAGAGTAGGAGTATATTTTAGTCTAATGATTATTATAGTTTTCTCTCACtttttgataataaatatatttctGTTTTTTAAATCAGAACCACTTAATGCCAGAGTTCGtctccgaaccggactaaaccggtggtacaAAGCCAAAAAAAATCAGAATACcatctttttctaaaataaaataacttctTCTTACTTTTTTTTaccattcacatatttatttatttatttatttaaaggtTTAGATAGTCTTTTCGTTCAAAAAAATTAACGAATTTTTAATTTTGGTttcttaattttttgttttttttttaatgaaattcatATATGTTACTTTTTTGTTGGTGATAATCTCTAACATCAAActtcttttaaaataaagtttaagTGGCTAACATTGTTGACACTTTTAGCTTAATATCACATTATTTTCTCTCAAAAGATAAAAGGTTATTAACACTTTTAGCTTAATTTGGGCAATGACACTTTTAACCTACAAATCaacatcataaaaaaaaacaacaatttaataatttaaacaaacaaacaaacaaacaatgttTTATCGTGATTAACTTCCCTTTTACTAGTTAAGTCAATCTTCACATTATTCTTGATCCTTTTCCTACACATTACACAAGATATTCTATCCATTCTAGTATCTTGTTCTTTGGGTAGAAGAAAGGGTGTAATAGTCaattaaaaaatactaaaaaactcAACAAAACACCTATACCTATATGGTTCTGAAAACTTTATACTACTTTCAAGTCACTTTCTACTTTTACTGTCTTCATTAATCCATGTTTACCTGAGTTAtgactccaaaaaaaaaaaacattaacattaaaacactaatgttctgtttttttacactcttttcttcttcacttctttaCCTTCAAAGTACCACTTTTTTTTCATTCACTTAACTTGCTTCCTAAATTTAGCTTACCCCATTTTCCTCATTCCCTTCTTCTCCATTATTCTTCTATTCTCTGaacttggattttttttttttccttttttttgttgttgttgtcatctttCATCAAAAGCTAGTTCTTTTAAGCTGTTTTAATCTCAATctgatttttttctttcatttttttatttttcttagctGAACTTATATTGGGTTTTGCCATTTTTCTTCAAATCTAGATCAAgttgtttcctttattttttttttgctccATTGAAACACAGCTTAAGCTCTTTGAGTAAATTAAAGTTAGCTCTTTTACATCCATTGAGCTTAAAGTGGTTTcatttccaccattttctttgaCCCTTTTGTCTCAAAATTCTTGTCACTTGTTTATCTCCAAGCAATGATTCTTGTAGGAAAAAACCCTCATTTGAAGTTACTTCAGTTTCTTCTCTTTTTAGTTTACCTTCATTTCAACAGAACCAGTTCTTATCAGATGGCACCTATGAACTGTACGGACACAAGCCGTCTTTGCACTTCATTCTTGGCCTATAAGCCTAACAAAAACCAGTCTTTAGGAGTGATTCAAAGCATGTTTGATGTGTTGCAAAGTGACATCACAGTTGAAGGAAATGGTTGGGATTATATATTCATAAGGAAGAACTGTTCTTGTGCATCTGGTATAAAGAAATATGTGTCCAACACTACTTACACTGTGAAATCCAATGAAGGGTTTGTGGATGATTTGGTGATGGATGCATATGATGGACTTATTTTGCTTCCCAACACTTCAAGGAAAGCTAGGAATGGTGCTGTTATATCACTGAGGTTGTTTTGTGGATGTTCTAGTGGATTGTGGAACTATTTGTTGAGTTATGTGTTGAGAGATGGGGACAGTGTTGAATCTTTGGCAAGTAGATTTGGGGTTAGTATGGATAGTATTGAGGATGTGAATGGTCTTGATGGACCTGATAATGTTACTGTCGGTTCACTTTATTATATTCCTCTTAATTCTGGTTAGTGTTTCCATTATTGCAATCTTATTCAATCATTTTTCTTAGAATTTGCATGTGTATGTTTATGTATTTGTGTTCATATGTTTGTGGGGTGTTTTGGTTGAGGATGTGCTAAGATTCCCTGATTGGATGCGATAGCCGATATGATCTGTCTTTATAAGTGGTAGTCAGTTCTCCCTTTAGAAGTTGGTTTTGTACGGTTGAGTTAGACCTAATCAAATTTTAAGATGGTATTAGAACCTATTCAAGATTCATACGGCCATCTTTTGCCAAATTATTCGGGTAACACTACAGATGTCTAGTCCTGAACGTGAGAtaggtgtgttaagagtcctatGTTGGATGAGTTTAGTTCTACATAACATTTTGCAGTGGCGTATTGTTTGTCATATGGCAATTGGGTTGAATGTGAGCATTTGGACTACAATTTGAATTATTTTTACTTCATTGCAGTTCCTGGTGATCCTTATCATGTGAGCAATGCTTCTCCACCAGCTTCTGTTCCTACCCCTTCCGTTGATAATTTTTCAGGTATTCATCAACATATGCTACGAAAAAGgaaactatttttttttcatttcattaaaCTTTAAATTTCTAGTTCTTTGTGCTATAATAGAATGTTGTCttagtttatttaatttgtttgttACAGGTGATGAGGTTAATCATAAGTATCATGTACCCTTTGGATGGATCATTGGTGGTTTAGGATTTGGTCTTATTCTGATAATATTTGGCATCATTCTATGTGTTTGCCTTAGATCGTCGAATTGTTTCTCTGATTCCAGAAGTCATGAAAAAGATGATGAGCGAAAGGTCTCTCATAAATTCCATATTCTTCGAAACCCAAGTTTTTTTTGTGGTTCCGGAAGGTACATATGTGGTAAACATGTTGACCAGAAGCAGACAGATGGTGACTCCAGCAATCACACCATTACCGTTCCAAAAGCTTCAAGTAACCTTCTTATCATGCACTCAAGTCGAATATTATATCTATGATTGTATCGTAGCTCAAAGTAATCATGTTTTGCATGTATTATATCTATGGTTAAATTTATTATTGCAGCTCTTGGACCTGATGTATTTGACATGGATAAACCGGTAGTTTTTGCATATGAAGAGATTTTTTCCTCAACGGAAGGCTTCTCTGATTCAAATCTACTTGGACATGGAACATATGGATCTGTGTACTATAGCCTCCTCCGCGACCAGGTTCATGACCGTATATTTAAAATCAGATATATTATAAACTAAGAAGCATGTATTTTTTCTCAAACGATGTTTACTTGAATCTTTATAGGAAGTTGCTATTAAAAGAATGACCGCTATGAAAACTAAAGAGTTTACATCAGAGGTTAAAGTTCTATGCAAGGTTCATCATGCTAATCTGGTAATTTATCTTTTGATCATAATATCTAACACACTTTGATTTTGAAGCCAATTGTGAAGCATTTATATATCAAAAATTTGAGTTGTATTCTTTTGTTAATTTGTCAAGGTAGAATTGATTGGCTATGCAGCTAGTCATGATGAGCTTTTCCTAGTTTACGAATATGCTCAAAAGGGTTCACTAAGAAGCCATTTGCATGATCCTCAAAATAAGGGTAAGTATAAGCGCTTATTAAGTTAGTAGTATGTTATAAGCGCTTATTAAGTTGTTTATTCACACAGAACCATAGTTCATGACCATTATTTGTCTTTGCTTATAGGTCATTCGCCACTTTCTTGGATCATGAGGGTCCAAATCGCACTTGATGCTGCTAGGGGACTTGAATATATACACGAGCATACAAAAGCTCATTATGTTCACCGCGATATCAAGACGAGCAACATTTTGCTTGACGCTTCCTTTAAAGCAAAAGTATAGGCTAATTTCTACATCATCAAAAACTTTCTATATGTTCCACATTTGTTGATTGTCATTGATCACAAATTACTCTTTGTTTCTCTAGATATCAGATTTTGGATTGGCGAAACTTGTCGGGATAACAAATGAGGGAGACGTTTCTACTACCAAAGTTGTTGGTACATATGGATATCTTGCTCCAGAGTAAGTCGttgagatttttttaattataatttgttCCACCTTCATAAAAAAGAATAATATAAATACATTTCTATATATTGCAGATACTTGACCGACGGCCTTGCAACGACCAAAAGTGATGTCTATGCATTCGGTGTTGTTGTTTTTGAGATTATAACCGGAAAGGAGGCTATTATTCGAACAGAAGGCATGATGACAAAAAATCCTGAAAGACGATCGCTGGCATCAATAGTAAGTTCTGCTTATAAGTTATAAGACGTCACTCCTAATTTCATTCACGATGACCTGCCGTAGTGATTCACGAATGTACAGTTTTCCGAGGTTTAGCCTTATATGTTTGTTAAATTGCAGATGTTAGCGGTTCTTAAGAACTCACCTGATTCCTTGAGCATGTCAAGCATGAGAGATTACATTGATCCAAATATGATGAATCTGTATCCTCATGATTGTGTATTTAAGGCAAGTTTCTCTATTTTCTCCTACTTATCTTATTCAATATCTAAACTAGACCGTAATATTTAAACATAAGTTGTAACCTCTAATCCTAAGCTTGAACAATAAAAATCCTAACCATAATTGTTCTAACAATTTGATTGAGGTTTAACCGATGTGATTTACTcttgtattgtattttgtgtgCGTGCAGATGGCTCTGCTGGCGAAGCAGTGTGTGGACGACGATCCGATCTTACGACCTGATATGAAACAAGTAGTGATTTCCATCTCACAGATTCTACTCTCTTCTATTGAGTGGGAAGCAACACTAGCTGGAAACAGTCAAGTATTCAGTGGACTTGTTCAAGGAAGATAGTTCATGGAAGATAGGAATCAAATAAAAAGGATATTATCTTGATTTTGTTATCTGTATGTAGAAAAAAAATTTAGGAGTAATTTAGAGTATGTGATAATGGAGCTAAggatggattttatttatttgggaTTTGTTTTTTACTAGTTGAAATTTTGACAGAAGTATATGTATGTTTATATTCTTTGATTCCTTgcatttcttcttcattcttattcTTCTCTTTGATTTGATATTAATGTAGAGGAATAATGTGTTCATATTacttgcattttttattttattcttcatCTGTCAATGAGGTTTAAAGAGTCTCTCTTTGTAAGAGGCAAGCTTGGTATTGGAAATTGACAAACAATAATTTCATATTATGAAAATCTAAAACACCTCCCCATCAAAGTgatgtactccctccgttttattataagtcgctttgaaaaaaaaattgtatttaaatatatgtcattttatacttctaatgaataattaatgatatttttcctattatatgcTTAAATATTTAGTATTCTCTGTTTTTAATTATGTAAATTTATTTTCACATGTCATTAATaaaagataattttgtaaaaattttcataatttctcatttttataCAGAAGTTACCCTATATTTATGCATAATTCTAATTGTTGCCTTGTAGTGAGTATCAGTGggttgagaaacaaattgacTATGTTTTTGGATAGCAAAAGAGATATTAGAGCAAGTTGTAGTGAGATAAACTAATTAAGCAATTAGGAGACAATAATGTGTGCATTCATGAAAAGGGGCATAATAAGTGCAATAAAGTTTAAGAGACGAATTATAAGGAGTGGAGGAAGGTTTAGAAGCCAACATATCTAGGAAAATTCTGGTCCGTTGTCAGTATGAAGGCATTTTAAATTGgtcaaaattgattttaaataagGGAAATAAGGTTTATTAAGTTTTTACTAGTTTCACTTTTATGGGTCATGAAGATAAGCTAAGTAAACCAAGTATATTCACCAACAAGTGTAAGAAAATACTTTTTATTAGTGACAAAGGGGGTTGAGTAAGGACCCCAAATGTCACTATGAAGAAGATCAAAAGGGTTAGATGAAATGCTAGTGTAGTCAGAATAAGATAAACGTTTTTGCTTAACTAAATGACAAAAATGACAAGGTAGATCTTTATTCATGTTGTAAGGAATACTAGAAAATTGAGAAGCTAAAATTTTATGAACATAACAGGAGGAATGACCTATGTGTCTATGTCAGAGAATAGTATCAAAAACAATATTACAACTAGGGGAGGAAGAGGTAGATGAAATGGCTTGAGCTTTGAAGGCATAAAGATCTCCATATCTGTCAGCTAAACCAATCACTTTCGTAAAAAAAGTCTACAAAATTAAACATTTGTTATTAGTTAAATTTAGGATACATGAAGAGGGATTAATAAGTTTAGTAGCCGAAATTAAGTTAACATTAAATGTAGGAATGTAATAAACATTCGAGAGAATTAAGGAGTTTGAAAGATGAACGGTGCCAGTAACATTGGTTTAGACAATAGCGTCGTTAGGAAGTTTCATGTTTATGGATGGAACAAAAGAATGAAACTGAAAATTTGTGTAAATTAGGAGTAATGTGATGAATGTTGTGATTGTATTTGatcatttttgtatataaaatgtTTTAGAATGTTGTGGTTGTATTTGATCAAGGCTAAAGAGTGATGCCTTATAAGTATTCAAAAGATTCAAGAGCCTATTAAAAAAACAAAGTGGGTGGATGTTAAAGATCTTGACAATTGATGAAGGATAAGAGTATGCCTCCAAAGAATTTGAAGTCAATTGTAGTAAACAAGGGATTATGCATAAAGTCATAACACTATACAATCCATAACACAATGGCCAAGCTGAAAGGAGGAACAAAAGTGTACATGAAAAGAAGCATATTGAAGCAAAAAGAACTATCTCTTAATTTGTGCGGTGAAGCAATGACCAcaattacttatattttaaacGTATGCCCTACAAAGTGATTGAAGGAGAAAGTACCCGAGGAAGCTTTGTAAGCAAGAAAGCCAATAGTGACTCACTTAAGAATGGATGGGTCATTATGCTTCAAACATATCCTAGATGCAAGAAGAGATAAGCTAGGAAATAAAATATCAATGGTTTTGGTCGGCTATTACATGATTAGTGTTTGCAGGTTGAACAAAATTAAGGTCAATAAAGATGTTAAAATGATGGAAGACGAAGTTAGGGCTTCGAAGAAAAATGTAGTGTACAATTCTAACTACTAAAATCACTTGAAGGACAAGGTAAATGACACTGAGATTGTATGCAATGATGTAAATTCAGATGAATAGTCTCAAATTGAATTCAAACCACAAAGAAACAAAAACTTGTCAAGAAGACTATCCGACTTTGATTATGGATTATGGATCTGGATTTCCTACAAACTACCCTATGATAACACTCTTACCTTGTAAGTGACTTGGTGGATATTTGTCGTCCTCTAGGCCGCATTTGTTGGACAATTTGACCAGCCCAGAACAAAAACACTTGGATTCGACTAAGTAGAAGTAAGACGAAGTATATAAAATGTAAGTTCAGCAAAAAGAGAAATGTTTCTAACCTAGAGGTGAAAGTTGGAGATTATATCATCCCATTAGTCATGTGGTTTAAATATCTTTATTCTGTAATACAAAATGAAGAAGAAATAGAATGAGATCTATACCATCAAATTCAAGCGGAGTGATTCAAATGGAGGAGGGCTTCGAGGATTTTACATGACACAAAGGTATTTTTCAAGCTAAACGAAAAATTTTATCGGCTGTGGTCGGACCTAAGATGTAGTACGAAACGAAAAAGTTGGGCAGTTAAGAATTAACATGAGAATTAAATATAACATATAAATCAATGAAAATAATATCAAATTTTGTTacttaataattcaaaattaaaagaaatatctaaattttttgaaatcaataatttttaaattctttggaATTCCGAGAAATCAATAATTTCTGGCTTATTCTACAAAACGACGTGATTAGGCCGCGTTTAACAACCCGCCTTTTGCAACATTCAAATCACAGTAACGTTTCTGAATTGCATTTTGCTTCGACGACGATgttgaacaaaacaacaacaaattcctTCAATCACGATAACAAACTCGATGACCATTCCTTCCTCACTCTCCTCCACTCCGATCTTTCGTCTATCTTCCATCAGGTATCTCCTCCTTTTTCCATTCATggtttttttcccaattttttttcatttttgattttgaagaaacgAATTTAGTGTTATTAACTTATTCTACTATCAGTATTGTAATTTAGGTGAAAAATCGTAGTTTAAATCTTTGGGTTTTTTAGTTTTGtagaaaaaaacatgtttttgaatgaaaaatgagAAAGTAACAATTCGAATTTGAATGTTAGATCGATGAGCTTGTTGTGAAAGCACTTGAAGTAAAGAATGGTGTGAGCAAAGAGGGGAAAAGAGAAATGGAATCGTTCAACAATTTGTTGTCTGAAATGTTGTCTAGTTTGAAGGTAAAAACCCTAACTTTGGTTTTCCACAGCTAATTGTGTCATTATAGTATCCAAATGCATAAATTTATGAAAATATCTATGATTTTGTCTTTGTGATTTTGTGGATTAAACATATTAATGAAAGTCACATTTAAGGACCAAATTGATTCATAAAAACCTCTGTAGCACCGATGCCTCTGTAAAAATGTGTCAAGGTCGTTGTTTGTGTCAGTTAGAGGTGGCAAAACGGGTTTGGCTTGCCGGATATGCCATTTTTTCCCGCACTTTTTTGTGGGGCGGACCAAGGTTTTAGGACTTCACCATTTAATATGTCCGCTCCTCCCTTTTTTTTTGCGGGCACGAGCACTTACATAAGTTTTTGTAATTTTTAGGCTAAAAATGTGCAGTGCCCGCAAGCCTGCCCCACCCTCTTTTTGCGAGGCAGGTCAACATTTTAGACACGCGCCCTACACAATGCCCGCCCTGCCTCATTTTTTTGCGGCCTTTTGCGGGACGGGCATGCCCATTTGCCACCCCATTACTGTCGTGTTTccggtgtccgtgcttcatagataAAGACTCATTCAAAGATGCGTTTATAATTTTGATACATTCAAAGTAACAACACTATGCCTATTCAAAGACCAGGATTGTGGTTTACTCTTAAATTTAATTCTTCAATGTTCTATTTTTAAATGTTTGCTCTGTTGAGACTTAAGTGCTTTTGATATTGTCATCAAATGCAGCCATGGATACCAAAATTACAAACTTCACTTTCATCAACTTCTGTGGAATCTCAAAGTAAAAGTGAAGAAGTTTCTTGTGATGAAAGCAATGTGAGTGACTGTGAGAGTCCTAAAGAGACTGCATTAGTATCTCCTTCTCCCCTTGTTTCATGGCGTGCTAATTGCACAGTTCAAAGAGGTAGACAAATGTTTATGCTCACACCGCTACCATTATCAAAATCATTCCGCCAACCACAATCCAAATTAGATTTCACTGAATTGGCTTCCTCCAGTAATACTTCAATACTTTACGGTGTTGTAACGAAACCAACTCCAATAAAGCTTCCTCTTTCTATTTTGAATGAAGATGCAACAAATAATGAAGAGCTTGAGTTGATTTCTTCGCCCGAATTTTCTCATAGAGACACTTCCATGCTTTATATGATGACTCCTGGTTTGAAAATGTCACCTCCGAAGACTTGTGTTTTGCTTGAACCTATATCTGAAATACGTCATGTTGGTAATAACCAGTTTCGAAAGTCCACGCCATATCCAGTTGGAGTTCATTACAGTGATTCAGAAGATTCTGCCAGGGACAGTGTGTCACAGGGTTTGGCGTTGAAATATCCAGAATTCACGAGGATACAGCGTGTTCCTAAGTCAGGAATTGGAAAGAAATACGTGGAAGCATCACCTATTTGGCTTACCTCACCTCCAAAAACTTGTGTTTTGTTAGGAACATCTGCTGAGAAATCATTGAAGTTGGAGAAGGGTGATAATGATTCATGTATAGATATATCGGAATCCGTTCTTGAGCAACAAGTCagtaaattgaatttgaaagaacaaATTTCCAAAGGTCATAATCAAGCCAAAAAATCTTCTAAAGGTAGTGGTTAACTTAATAACTTGATATATATGCCTTATAGATTGTTGGATGAACAACATAACATGGGTTGTGTGCTTGATAATAGCTGTTGTGTTTTTTCTTATTTGCAGATCATTATGTTGGCGACTTATCACATATAGAGAACACTCCCATGTGGCTGAACCCTGAAAACACATTACAAAGAGGGAAACGTGCCGGTGAGAATACTTTGAAGAAGGAATTATGGGCTAAGTTTGAAGAAGTATCTACTTGTGGATTTGAGCCCAAGTTTCACACAGTTAGTATGAATTCTCATAAAGGCTTTCTTGACCTACTGGAAGAAGCTTCTTGTGATGAATAATCTCAGTGGAAAGTTTTGAGCTGTACATGCTGGTTTTTGCTGTAAGATTTGTATCAAAGAGGCATATCCTGGTTACACTTTGTGGACTATAGAACTCTTGTGAATCATTGAAGATAATTGCTAAAAATGTACATTTTTTTGTCTACgttgttataattattaatattagcaTTAAATAAGTAAGAGGCCCTGCTAAATATTCCAACATTTAATTTTTGCTTCAAAAATTTCTTCAATCTTCCTCTTAAAATTTTCCATCTACTGTTTTAGTCTCTCCTTCTAGTTAACTTTTGTTAATGGAAGTTGACATAGAGGGACACTTGGCAATTTTTAACATGTTGG includes these proteins:
- the LOC131616329 gene encoding lysM domain receptor-like kinase 3, yielding MILVGKNPHLKLLQFLLFLVYLHFNRTSSYQMAPMNCTDTSRLCTSFLAYKPNKNQSLGVIQSMFDVLQSDITVEGNGWDYIFIRKNCSCASGIKKYVSNTTYTVKSNEGFVDDLVMDAYDGLILLPNTSRKARNGAVISLRLFCGCSSGLWNYLLSYVLRDGDSVESLASRFGVSMDSIEDVNGLDGPDNVTVGSLYYIPLNSVPGDPYHVSNASPPASVPTPSVDNFSGDEVNHKYHVPFGWIIGGLGFGLILIIFGIILCVCLRSSNCFSDSRSHEKDDERKVSHKFHILRNPSFFCGSGRYICGKHVDQKQTDGDSSNHTITVPKASTLGPDVFDMDKPVVFAYEEIFSSTEGFSDSNLLGHGTYGSVYYSLLRDQEVAIKRMTAMKTKEFTSEVKVLCKVHHANLVELIGYAASHDELFLVYEYAQKGSLRSHLHDPQNKGHSPLSWIMRVQIALDAARGLEYIHEHTKAHYVHRDIKTSNILLDASFKAKISDFGLAKLVGITNEGDVSTTKVVGTYGYLAPEYLTDGLATTKSDVYAFGVVVFEIITGKEAIIRTEGMMTKNPERRSLASIMLAVLKNSPDSLSMSSMRDYIDPNMMNLYPHDCVFKMALLAKQCVDDDPILRPDMKQVVISISQILLSSIEWEATLAGNSQVFSGLVQGR
- the LOC131618122 gene encoding uncharacterized protein LOC131618122, giving the protein MLNKTTTNSFNHDNKLDDHSFLTLLHSDLSSIFHQIDELVVKALEVKNGVSKEGKREMESFNNLLSEMLSSLKPWIPKLQTSLSSTSVESQSKSEEVSCDESNVSDCESPKETALVSPSPLVSWRANCTVQRGRQMFMLTPLPLSKSFRQPQSKLDFTELASSSNTSILYGVVTKPTPIKLPLSILNEDATNNEELELISSPEFSHRDTSMLYMMTPGLKMSPPKTCVLLEPISEIRHVGNNQFRKSTPYPVGVHYSDSEDSARDSVSQGLALKYPEFTRIQRVPKSGIGKKYVEASPIWLTSPPKTCVLLGTSAEKSLKLEKGDNDSCIDISESVLEQQVSKLNLKEQISKGHNQAKKSSKDHYVGDLSHIENTPMWLNPENTLQRGKRAGENTLKKELWAKFEEVSTCGFEPKFHTVSMNSHKGFLDLLEEASCDE